The following are encoded in a window of Carya illinoinensis cultivar Pawnee chromosome 15, C.illinoinensisPawnee_v1, whole genome shotgun sequence genomic DNA:
- the LOC122296943 gene encoding uncharacterized protein LOC122296943, with the protein MLEAVEKFEKAFRQIESEDYNFLSYFDDGHMGPPKTTEWEIVWVFVKFFEMFYEATTRFSGSLYVTANTSFLEICDLQTELIMLSENSIGGPRSKLGLLTFHLKKIHDEFRAEELVSNVRQLLTDLYAEYNATFDSTMSTPVSQPLPTSRSMNEGDGKRETKWFQEWYRASSAMGPSITKIEVDRYLSYGCEALSASFHLLT; encoded by the exons atgttggaggcggttGAGAAGTTTGAGAAGGCTTTCAGGCAGATAGAGAGTGAGGATTATAATTTCCTCTCTTACTTTGATGATGGGCACATGGGACCTCCTAAAACTACGGAGTGGGAGATAGTGTGGGTGTTTGTCAAGTTTtttgagatgttttatgaagCCACTACTAGATTTTCTGGATCTTTATATGTGACAGCCAACACTAGttttttagagatttgtgaTCTCCAAACTGAATTGATTATGCTGAGCGAGA ATAGTATTGGGGGTCCACGAAGCAAGTTAGGGCTTCTTACttttcatttgaagaaaatccatgATGAGTTTCGTGCTGAGGAGTTGGTTTCAAATGTGAGACAACTATTAACAGATTTGTATGCAGAGTATAATGCTACATTCGATTCCACCATGAGTACACCAGTTTCTCAACCCCTTCCAACATCTAGATCCATGAATGAAGGAGATGGCAAACGTGAGACCAAATGGTTCCAGGAGTGGTATAGGGCATCTTCCGCCATGGGACCTAGTATTACCAAAATTGAAGTGGATCGATATTTATCATATGGTTGTGAGGCACTCAGCGCATCGTTTCACTTGTTGACTTag